In a single window of the Papaver somniferum cultivar HN1 chromosome 8, ASM357369v1, whole genome shotgun sequence genome:
- the LOC113306483 gene encoding pectinesterase inhibitor 7-like — translation MAQTSFLCLLLFLFVFCTSSVTMAKKSGDFIRTSCGVTQYPDLCFESLSVFRSKIQQSPRQIAQTALHVSLSRARSVRSYVSTMTRVKGIKGRDLQAVKDCVDNMGDSVDRLSKSIKELGEMSKGKNAASDFMWHMSNVQTWVSAALTDENTCTEGFTGHGKNTNYRIGIRRRVTGVAQVTSNALALVNHFAA, via the coding sequence TCGGTCACCATGGCAAAGAAGTCCGGCGATTTCATCAGAACTTCTTGCGGTGTAACCCAGTACCCAGATTTATGTTTTGAGTCACTCTCAGTGTTTAGAAGCAAAATCCAACAAAGTCCAAGACAGATAGCTCAAACAGCATTGCACGTAAGTTTATCCCGAGCTAGATCCGTAAGGAGTTACGTTTCCACGATGACCAGAGTTAAAGGTATTAAAGGTAGAGATCTCCAAGCTGTGAAAGATTGTGTAGATAATATGGGTGACAGTGTGGATCGGTTGAGTAAATCCATCAAAGAACTTGGTGAAATGAGTAAGGGTAAAAATGCTGCTTCTGATTTCATGTGGCATATGAGTAATGTACAGACTTGGGTAAGTGCTGCACTTACTGATGAAAATACTTGTACTGAAGGGTTTACCGGTCATGGCAAGAATACTAATTATAGAATTGGTATTAGGAGAAGAGTCACTGGTGTTGCTCAGGTTACTAGTAATGCACTTGCTTTGGTTAATCATTTTGCCGCTTAG